One Molothrus aeneus isolate 106 chromosome 6, BPBGC_Maene_1.0, whole genome shotgun sequence genomic window carries:
- the ZDHHC22 gene encoding palmitoyltransferase ZDHHC22, whose product MLVLRLLNVVAPAYFLCISLVTFVLQIFVFIPSMFRDPSTTPLFSPALLHGALFLFLSANALGNYVLVIQNSPEDLGKDFNLGKGAEVADWLDGSRSPGSALPGTHFCRLCSRVTQRHDHHCFFTGNCIGSRNMRNFIMFCLYTSLACLDSLVAGMAYISATLSMSFADPLAFLTLLPHSISQFFSGALLSSEMFVILMLYLWLGIGLACAGFCCHQLLLILRGQTRYQVRKGMLLRARPWRDNLQEVFGKKWLLGLLIPVQNVESSYRRQKEK is encoded by the exons ATGCTAGTTCTCAGGTTGCTCAATGTTGTCGCTCCAGCCTACTTCTTGTGCATCTCCCTAGTGACCTTCGTCCTCCAGATCTTTGTCTTCATCCCCAGCATGTTCAGAGACCCTTCCACCACCCCACTTTTCTcgcctgctctgctgcatggggccctcttcctcttcctctcagcTAATGCCCTGGGCAACTACGTCCTTGTGATCCAGAACTCCCCCGAGGACTTGGGCAAGGACTTTAACTTGGGCAAAGGAGCCGAAGTGGCAGACTGGCTGGATGGAAGCAGGTCCCCTGGCTCAGCCTTGCCCGGCACTCACTTCTGTAGACTGTGTTCCAGAGTCACCCAGAGGCATGACCACCACTGTTTCTTCACAGGGAACTGCATCGGGAGCAGGAACATGCGAAACTTCATCATGTTCTGCCTCTACACCTCCCTGGCTTGCCTTGACTCCCTGGTGGCAGGCATGGCTTACATTTCTGCTACACTTTCCATGTCCTTTGCGGACCCACTGGCCTTCCTCACTCTTCTGCCTCACTCCATCAGCCAGTTCTTCTCAG GAGCTCTCCTTAGCTCTGAGATGTTTGTCATCCTCATGCTCTACCTCTGGCTTGGGATTGGACTGGCTTGCGCCGGcttctgctgccaccagctgctgctgatccTGCGCGGGCAGACGCGGTACCAGGTGCGGAAGGGAATGCTTCTGAGAGCCCGGCCCTGGAGGGACAACCTGCAAGAAGTCTTTGGCAAGAAGTGGCTGCTTGGACTTCTCATCCCTGTGCAGAATGTGGAGAGTAGCTACCGTaggcagaaagagaaataa